TAGTCAACTTGCTGGTCTTACAAGTGTGCCTGCCATTATCAAAGAATTATCAGACGATGAATTACTCTCCCAAGCTATTATTGAAAACCTACAGCGTTCTGATCTCAATCCCATTGAAGAAGCAACATCATATCAACGTTTGATTGAAAAAGGTCTTACTCATGATGAAATTGCACAAATTATGGGTAAGTCACGACCTTATATTACAAATATCCTGCGTCTATTACAACTATCTGATACACTTATAAGAGCAGTAGAAGAAGGAAAAATATCGCAAGGGCATGCTAGGCTATTGATTCCTTACTCAAAGGAAGAACAAGAAAAATGGCTTCATATCATTCTTCAAAAAGAAATGAGTGTCCGCTCTTTAGAAATGGCTCTATCAACTAAGAAGAAGACTA
Above is a window of Streptococcus sp. zg-86 DNA encoding:
- a CDS encoding ParB/RepB/Spo0J family partition protein — translated: MEELRFISIADITPNPYQPRLHFDQEKLEELALSIKENGLIQPLIVRKSSIIGYELLAGERRLRASQLAGLTSVPAIIKELSDDELLSQAIIENLQRSDLNPIEEATSYQRLIEKGLTHDEIAQIMGKSRPYITNILRLLQLSDTLIRAVEEGKISQGHARLLIPYSKEEQEKWLHIILQKEMSVRSLEMALSTKKKTKSKQKANLFLTDAQTSLSQLFGTKVIIEQKKNGKGSLTISFQNTEELERIIHTIKD